The DNA segment ACGGCTGCGCCGTAGGTCCCAAGTGGACTGTTGGCCGCGGTCACCGGCGCGGATGCCGGAGAACTGCGCGAATTGTCGAACGCGTCGCGTACGCGCACCTGATAGGTGTGCGAGCTGCCGGCGGCCAGGCCGTTGTCGACGTAGCTGAGCGTCGGCAGCGTCCAGAAGGTGGATTTCGCTGTCGTCGTGTAGATCGGCTGCGTGCCGCCGTCGCGATAGACCGAGTACGTCAGGGTGGCATTGTCGCGATCCCAGGTCGTCTGCCAGCTCACGCCGAGCGACGTGCTGCTGCGCGAGGTGACCACCGGCGCGGCGAACGGCACCTCCGGCGGGTTCACATCCCTGGCCGTCGCCTTGTAGACATATCGCGTCAATCCCTGCTGTGCCTGGCCGTTGGTCGTGGTGAACTCGCCGCCGACCCAGAGATTGGTGTCGTCGTTGGCCATCGCCCACGGGCCCTGGAAATAGTACGAGTCGGACGGGCCGGCGTTGACCAGCGGAAACCAGTGCAGCAGCGTCGGTTTGGCCGCACCGTTGGAATTCGCGGTCTCGGCCAGCAGCCGCTGATAGCGTCTCGGTGTCACCTCGGGAAAAGCGCCGAGGTCACTGCAGTCGTGCGCGTGCGATGCGCTGTAGAGGACGCCTTTCATCAGCGAAATCGCCGATGTGGCGCCCAGGCAGCTGTCCTTCCAGATCAGGTTGCCGGTGGTCACGTCGGCGGCGAACCGGCCGTCGAAAACGCCGGGACCATGGCCGTTGGCGCCGGCGTAGACGGTGTTGCCGCTGACGACCAGGTCCCAGACGGTCGAGTACGAGTCGCCGTTGCGCGGCGGCACCGGCCGGCTGCTCCACGGCATCGACGCACCGGTGCCGGCGTTGACCGTGGCGATGCCGTTGATGGTGTTTCCGTTGATGTGGTCGAAAACTCCACCGACGATGACGCGCGAGCCGTCCGAGCTCATGGCCATCGTGTAGACCGTGCGGTCGGCGGTCGGAGCCCACGGCAGCAGCGCGCCGGTGGCCCGGCTGAAGGCGGCGAGTCGCGAGCGCGGCTGGCCGTTGACGCTGGTGAAGTCGCCGCCAATGTAGACGGTCGTGGCCGACACGGCGATCGCGCGGACCCGGCTGTTGATGCTGGCGGCCATGTTGGCCACCAGCGCGCCGTCGCGCAGGGTGTACGCGGCGAACTTCTGCCGCGTCTGACCCTGCGCCCTGTCGAAATCGCCACCGAGATAAACCGTGCCGCCGTCTGGCGAGACCTTGACCCGCAGCACTGCCTTGCAGACGTACTGACCGGTGCCGGCCGCGTCGCACTCACCTGGCGACGGATTGCTCGGCGCGGAGAAGGTGCTGCCGGCGATCACCGGCCGGAACGGCGTCGGCTCACCGGTCGACGAGTCGAAGGACGCGACGCCGTTTCTGGTCTGCTGCCGCGAATCCCCCGGCGCGGCCCCCGGTGGCCGGATGGCGGTGAAATCGCCACCGGCGATGATCGTCGAGCCGACGCGGTCGAGTGCCCAGACGATACGGTCGGTCTGCCAGGTCGGCTGCGGATCGGCGGTCGCCGTCTCCAGCGTGCCGGCCGGCGGGTCCGTGTCGGCCGCCACCGGAGCCGCCGCGACCAGGCCGCTCGCCACCAGTGCCAGGACGAGAATCGCGCTGCGTGCTGCTTTCACCGCTTCGACGCCTCCGTCAGCAGATCCACGATCGCCCGCCGATAGCCGGCCGGCGAGAACATTGCGATGGCTCTTTCCTTGCCACGCTGGGCAAACTGGACCGCCCGCGGCCAGTCTTTCAACAGCCGCACCACGGCGTCGGCCAGCGCGGCCGCATTTCCGGCCGGCACGGCCACACCGGTCTCGCCGGCCGCCACCGCCTCGACCAGGCCTTCGGCGTCCGAGCTCAGCACCGGCCGGCCAGCCAGTTGCGCCTCGACCGCCACCAGGCCGAAGGGCTCCAGCCGCGACGGTACGAGCACGATGTCGGCACGCTCGTACGCCGACCAGACATCGTTGCTGAAACCGCCGAAAGTCACGTCCAGGTCGCGCGCGCGAGCGCGCAGCTCGGCCTCAAACGCCTCGTTTCCCGGAAAAACGCTGCCGATGATGTCCAGCCGTGCCGGAATTCCGCGCTCCGCCAACAAGGCGACCGCGTCGATCGCAACATCGGTGCCTTTACGATGTGACAGCCGGCCGACGTAGCCGAGGCGCACCGGATCCGGCGCGGTCGTGGAGATCTCCGCGATCGGCCGCGGCGGCTCGGCCACACCGTTGTAGACCAGCCGCGACCGGCAACCAGAACGTGCGAGGAATTCCTTTGTGGCGGCGCTGTTGGCGATGACGTGGCGCGCCAGCAGCAGCGGTTTGACCAGTCCGGCGCGTACGATCCGGCCGGCGCTCGCCTCCAGCTCGTGGACGTGCGCGACCACCGGCCGGCGCGCCAGCCGGGCGGCGATGATCCACGACGGAATGGTCACGGTGTTGACGTAGACGACATCCGAGCGGCGCGCCAACCGTACGCACGACGGCAACGCCACCAAGGTTTCCCAGAGAATACGGAGAATGCCGGTCGCCGACAGACAGCCTCGGCGCAGCACCGGCACCGGACGCACCACGACCGGCACGCCAAGCTCTGCCAGCTTTTCCCGCAGCGGGCCGGCAACCGGCGTGGTGACGACCACGTCGACGCCGTTTTCCCGAAGCGCCGCAACGGTTTCCAGCGCCATCCGGTCGGCGCCGTAGAGATCCGTGGACGGATTCGCGACGAGTACGGTCATCGCGGCCTCACCGGAGTC comes from the Fodinicola acaciae genome and includes:
- a CDS encoding LamG-like jellyroll fold domain-containing protein, translated to MKAARSAILVLALVASGLVAAAPVAADTDPPAGTLETATADPQPTWQTDRIVWALDRVGSTIIAGGDFTAIRPPGAAPGDSRQQTRNGVASFDSSTGEPTPFRPVIAGSTFSAPSNPSPGECDAAGTGQYVCKAVLRVKVSPDGGTVYLGGDFDRAQGQTRQKFAAYTLRDGALVANMAASINSRVRAIAVSATTVYIGGDFTSVNGQPRSRLAAFSRATGALLPWAPTADRTVYTMAMSSDGSRVIVGGVFDHINGNTINGIATVNAGTGASMPWSSRPVPPRNGDSYSTVWDLVVSGNTVYAGANGHGPGVFDGRFAADVTTGNLIWKDSCLGATSAISLMKGVLYSASHAHDCSDLGAFPEVTPRRYQRLLAETANSNGAAKPTLLHWFPLVNAGPSDSYYFQGPWAMANDDTNLWVGGEFTTTNGQAQQGLTRYVYKATARDVNPPEVPFAAPVVTSRSSTSLGVSWQTTWDRDNATLTYSVYRDGGTQPIYTTTAKSTFWTLPTLSYVDNGLAAGSSHTYQVRVRDAFDNSRSSPASAPVTAANSPLGTYGAAVAAAGSNQYWRLNEKSGIVAGDALGSRYGKFGAGVTIGQSGAPNVLPSIGIRTNGTATGIVSNAAAIAAPATYSIEFWFGTSYTTGGKIAGFGNAATGTSGTFDRHVYVNNAGKIVFGVWSGGPQTIVSPASYTSGGWHHVVATQGASGMALYVDGQLVGTNPTTTAPAYNGVWRLGGDNLNGWPGKPAGNWFHGGIDDFATYPTALTPAQVASHWSAAH
- a CDS encoding glycosyltransferase family 4 protein, which gives rise to MTVLVANPSTDLYGADRMALETVAALRENGVDVVVTTPVAGPLREKLAELGVPVVVRPVPVLRRGCLSATGILRILWETLVALPSCVRLARRSDVVYVNTVTIPSWIIAARLARRPVVAHVHELEASAGRIVRAGLVKPLLLARHVIANSAATKEFLARSGCRSRLVYNGVAEPPRPIAEISTTAPDPVRLGYVGRLSHRKGTDVAIDAVALLAERGIPARLDIIGSVFPGNEAFEAELRARARDLDVTFGGFSNDVWSAYERADIVLVPSRLEPFGLVAVEAQLAGRPVLSSDAEGLVEAVAAGETGVAVPAGNAAALADAVVRLLKDWPRAVQFAQRGKERAIAMFSPAGYRRAIVDLLTEASKR